GCTCCTCGGGGTCCGTCTCGTTGGTCAGTTCCTCGACGAGCTCCTGCGAGAGCGCGGCGAAGTTGTTGACGAAGTTGAGCGGGTTCTTGATCTCGTGGGCGATCCCCGCGGTCAGTGCCCCCAGGGAGGCCATCTTCTCGGCCTGGACGAGCTGGGCTTGCGTGGCGCGGAGCTCGTCGAGCGCCCGCTCGGTGAGGGCCTTCTCCTCCAACAGCGCCTGGTGATCGGCCTCGGCCTGCTGGAGGTCCTCGAAGCGGCGGTAGGCTAGGTCGAAAGCCGTCGTAAAGCGGACAAGCACGTCCTTCGCCTCCTCGGTCGGCTCGGCCTCGCCCCAGAGCGAGTAGCCGATCTCGCCGTGCGACGTCCGCGCCTGGACGAACGTGATTCCACCGTGCTCGCGCACCATCTCCACGGTGATGGCCTCGGGGTCGATCTCGGAGAACTTCCCCTTCGTCGCCATGTGGTGCATGTACTCCGCGCCCGCCTCGGCGTCGAACGGGAAGACGCCGACCTTCTCGTCGCCGTGCTCCCAGGCCGCGAGGGCCGGGTTGCTGGCGAAGTCGCGCGGGAGCTCCATCACGGCGGCCAGCTTCTTTCCGTCGAGGCTGGTGAGCGCCTTCTGGTAGACCTCGGGCGTGTAGCGGGTGTGCCAGAACGCCCCACACTCCAGCCCCAGCCCGGCGAACTCGCGCCGGATCGTGAACGCCACGTCGAGCAGCTCGTCGGACGTGATCATGGCGAGGGCCCGCGAGCGGACGCGCTCCATCGCCACCTCGATCTGGGCCTCGCGGGCGCGGGCCTCGGCCTGCTCCAGGTCGAGGTAGCGCGTGTACGCCTGGTCGAACACCGTCGCCACGCGGCGGAGGATCGCCGCGCTCTCGTCCGCCAGCGGCTCGAGGCTGGCGACGTGGAGCGCGCCGAAGGGTGTGAACGAGGCCGTGAGCAGGACCCGGTCGGGGGCCGCCATCCCCGCTTTTACCTCGTCGGGGAGCCGGCGGAGCTCGGTCTCGGAGAAGAGCACCGCGTCCCAGGTCGCCTTGAGTTCGCCGTGGAGGTCGTAGGTCCACAGCGCCTCCCGACGGTCCCATGCGTCGAGGAAGGCGCGGTACGACGGGTGGTCGTGGTAGGGGATGTGGTAGCTGTCCGGCTCGTCGGGGCGCTCCGCGTTCGCCATCCAGAAGCGCGCGCTCCGCGTCTCCGGGTCGATGACCCAGATGACGCACCCGGTGAGGTCGAGGTCGAGGTGCGTCAGCACGCTGAACATCCGGCCGATCACGTCGGAGAGCTCGTCGCTGGAGCGCATCCCCATCGTCCGGCTCCGGATCCGTTCGAGGGCCGCCTCGATCTGGGACTCGCGCGCCTGCGCCTCCGCCTTCTGGAGGTCGAGGAAGCGGGTGTAGGCCCGCTCGAACTCGAGAGCGAAGCGGCGGAGGATGGCCTGCTCCTCCGCGGCCGGCTCTCGCCGGATGTTGACCCCGAAGCACCCGTACGCCATGTACCCCTCGGCGTAGAAGATCCCGTCGGAGAAGCGCTCCGGGCTCAGGTGCTCGGCGTTGCCGATGAGCTCGTCCCAGATCTCGAAAACGTGCGCGATGTCGGCGGGCGGGACAAAGTCGACGAGGAAGCGCTCGTCGCTCTCCCACGCGGCGAAGCACGCGGCCGTGTACGGTTCTTCCTTGTCGAGTCCGTAGGTGATCGCCTTGCTCCGGTGCACCGTCTCGCCGTCCTCGTCGGCCGTCCACGTCGCCCAGAACTGGTGCTGACCGGCCGCCTCGTCGGGGAGCCAGACGTACGAGAACTCCGTCGGGACGCCCAGGGCCAGGAGCTGCTCGTGGAACACGGCCGACGTGGCGACGAGCTCGCTCGAGTGCTCCATGAGCGAGGTCTGCGTCCGGATCCGCTCGAGGGCGAGCTGGATCTGGGCCTCGCGCTGGGCCGCCTCGAGGTCGGCCTGGAGGCGCCGGTAGAGGTGCTGGTCGCGGTCGTGCTGGTTCTCCAGGTCGACGCGGTGCCACTCGGAGCGCTCGAGCTTCCGCTGGAGCTGGCGGAGCGTCTTCTCGAGGGTCGCGATGGGGGGCGTGCCGTCGCTCATGCCTCCTCGCCGATCAGGACGGTGACGAAGGTGGACCTGTGGGTGTAGGGCGTCGGCGAGCCCGGGAGCGGGCAGATCTCGCCGAAGGTGTAGAACCCGGCCGCGGGGACCTCGGCGCCGACGTGCTCCCGGAGGAGCCCGTGCTCGCGGCCGATCTGGGTGCCGAGCCAGGCGTGGCGACCGGCGCACGAGAACACGAGCGCGGCGTCGGGCGTGCCCTCGAAGCCGGCGCGGGCGGCGGCGGCCGACGTCCCAGCCGCATCCAGCACCTGCTCGCGCGCGGCATCGCCGAAGCGCATGCGGGCGCCCTCGATCACCGGGTTGTGCATGACCATGCGCCCGTCGTCGTCGAAGTGGGAGGGGGCGCAGAGGTAGAACTCCCGCTCCTCGACCCCTTCGGGGTAGAGGGCGAACTGATTGCGCGCGCCGTGGAGGTCCAGAGAGCCGAAGTACTGCATCCAGACGTCCCGCACCGGCCTCCCGTCGATCTCGAGGACCGTCTGGCCCTCCGTCTTCGTGAGCCGGTGCTCGCCGCCCATCGGCACCCAGCCGCTGGCGACGCCGGTCGCGACGCGGAGCGGGCCCGCCAGCAGAAGCACGGGCACCGCGTCCGAGTAGACGTTCCCGTTGCAGAACTGGTAGGCCCGCTCGAAGCGCAGCTGGTCGCCCGCCGTCCCCCCGCACACGGGCGTCTCCGGTCCGAGCTCGGCGTGGAGCGTGTCCGTGACCGCCATCACGTCGATGCCGATCCCCTCGGGGACGGTGAGCCCGAGCCGGACCGGCTGCGTCAGCCCGCTCCGGGCGCTTGCCACGGCGGCCCGCGCGGCGCCCGCCGGGTCGGCCCGGACGCCCTCCCCCACCCCGGCCCCGAACTCGACGTGGTCGGAGTGGAGGAGCATGAGGGCCACGGAGTCCTCCGCGAACCCCTCCGACGACAGCTCGCCGTGGCCCGTCCCGCCGACGAGCGGGAGGCCGGGGTACCGCGCCTCGACGCCGTCGAGGAGGGCCTGGTGGTCGTGGTCGATCCCGGCGAAGAGCAGCCCCGCCCCCGGGGTCGCCCCGCCGAGCGCGTCGGCGCAGGCGTCGAGGGCCTCGGCGATGGCGTCGGCGGAGTCGAGGTCGTGGCTGTGGCCGGTGGCGACGGTCATGGGTCTACGGACGGGCGGTGTGCACGGGCCGGGCTACTCGTCCTCCCCGATGAGGACGGTGACGAAGGTGCTGACGTGGTGGACGGGCGCCGGCGTGCTCGGGAGGGGGCAGATCTCGCCGTAGGTGTAGAACCCGACGGCCGGCAGGGCCCCGCCGACTTCCTCCTGGAGCCGCTCGGCCTCGTTCCGCACGCGCGTGCCGAGGAGAGCCGGGCGGCTGGCGCACGAGAACACGAGGGCGGCCTCGGGCGCGGCGCCCGGGTAGGCCGCGCGCGCCCGTTCGGCCGAGGCCGCCGCTCCGTCGAGCAGCTGGTCCCGCGTCGCCGACGTGAACCGGAGGCGGGCGCCCGGCGTGACCGGCGTCATCGTGACCATGCTCCCGTCGTCTTGGAAGCGCGAGGGGGAGCTGAGGTAGAACGCCTCGCCCCCCGCCGCCCCCTCCTCGCCCGGGTAGACGGCGAAAAAGTTGGGCGCGCCGGTGTGGGCGTCGACCCCGAAGTAGCGCCGCCAGACGTCCCGGGGGGACTCCCCGTCGATCGCGCGGACGGTCAGCCCGTCCACGTCCGTCAGCCGGTGCGCCTCGCCGAGCGGCTCCCACCCGCTGGCGAGGCCGGTCGCGACGTGGAGCGGCCCGGCCGCGAGCAGGACCGGGAGGGCGTCGGTGTAGACGCGGCCGTTGCAAAACTGGACCGTCTCCTCGAACCGCATCTGGTCCGCCGCCAGCCCGCCGCACACGGGCACGCCCGGCCCCAGCGCCGCGCCCAGCGCGTCGACCATGCCGAGCGGGATCGTGCAGGGCGCGTCGGCATCGACGCCGCCGATCCCTTCGGGGAGCGCGATGCAGAGCTTGACGGGCTCTGCCAGCCCGTCGAGCGCCTGCGCGACGGCCTGCCGCGCCGCCTCGGGGTTGGTCCGGGTGTTCTCGCCAACGCCGGCCCGGAACTGCACGCGGTCGGAGTGGAGGAGCATGAGGGCGACCGAGTCCTCGGCGAAGCCGCTGGAGGAGATCTCGCCGTGCGTCGTGCACCCGATCAGTTGGAGGCCGGGGTAGCGCGCCTCGATGCCGTCGAGGAGGGTCTGGTGGTCGTGGTCGACGCCCGCGTAGAGGAGGCCGGCGTGCGCCGCCCGCCCACCGAGCGCGTCGGCACACTGGTCGAGCACCTCTTCGATGGCGTCGGCGGAGTCGAGGTCGTGGCTGTGGCCGGTGGCGACGGTCATGGGTCGGGAGGCAGCGGGGTGGGGATGACGGCCGCCGCGCGCGCTGGCCGCCAGCGCGGCGCCTGCGCGGGGCGCCGCCCCGGTGGCGAAGGTAGACGAGCGGCCTAAATTTTAGAATTTTAACGTGATGGGACCGTCATCTACAGCGCGAACGTGGTCGTCACCTTGGCCAGGACCGCGCGCTGGCTGGTGAACGGCCGCGCCGGCGACGCCCGCAGCCGGTCCGTGTTGAAGCCCTCGTTGACGACGAGGTAGATGTCGCGCCCCTCGCGGGGGTTGTACCGGAGGCGGAGGTTGAGCAGCCCGCCGCGGGCGGCGCTGTTGACCTGGGCCACCGACGACAGCGACCACCGCGTGTTGAGCGCGGCCCGCACCCGGAGCCGCCCCACGTGGGCCGTGAACGACTGGTCGCGGTCCGGGAAGCCGATCCGGTTGAGCTCGTAGGTCCCGTACAAGGCGAGGTGCTTCGAGACCACCCACGTCGGCGAGACGCCAGCCGTGATCCGCCAGCCGTCGTAGAAGGCCCCGCCGCCGGCGAACACGGACGCCCGTCGCGGCTGGCCGCCCGGCGTGCCGGCGCTGGCCCGCGCGGAGGCGAACGTGTAGGTGCCGGCCGGCACGTCGGCGTCGTCGGAGAGCGCGAACCCGTTGCGCAGGTCCTCGCGGACGACGTTCGCGCCGACCGACAGCGAGGCGCCCGACCGGAACTGACCGTCCCAGTTCAAGTCCGTGTCCACCGTCTCGGTCGAGCCGTCGGCGTTGCGGAGGAACGCGAGCGACGAGGCCTCGACGCGGTGGCGCGAGAACGGGCCGCCGGCGCCCCACCCCTGCGACAGCTCCCCCCGGAGCGCCGTGTAGTCCCGCCTCTGCTCGAATCCCAGTCCGGGCCGGTAGGCCTCGCCCGAGTAGGTGACGGTCGCCGAGTAGCTGGTCCCGGTGTAGGCCCGCCGCTCCAGCCGCGCCCTCAAGCGCGCCGTGTCCCACGGCGACGCGCCCTCGACCCCGCTGTCGACGGTCTGGACCGCGTTGAGCGACAGGAACGACTCCTCGAAGACGCGGACGTCGGCGTCGAGGCCGAGCGCGACGTTCGTGGCGCCGTCCTCGCCGACCCGGCTCGTGAGCATGGCCCCGGCCGTCGAGCGCGCGTTGAACACGGGCCGCCGCACGCGCAGCACGCCGACGTTCTCGGACGGCAGCCGGTCGTCGGGCTCGAGCCCGATCGTCCGCCGCCCCGTCTGGAGGTTGATCGCGCCGACCTCCCACGCCCCGACGCGCCCCACGAGGCGCCCGCCGCCCAGCAGCGGCACCGCCTCGCCGTCGACGAGCCCGATCCGCCGCGTGTAGAACAGCCGGTCCGACCCGCCGAGCCCGACGTCGAACAGGCTCGCGCGCTCGAGGAAGAACTGGCGCTGCTCGGGGAAGAACAGCGAGAACCGCGTGAGGTTGACCTGCGGCGCGTCGGCCTCGACCTGGGCGAAGTCGGTGTTGAGCGTGAGATCGAGCGTGAGGTCGTCGCTCAGCCCCACCTTGACGTCGGCCCCGATCTCGGTCACGGCGTCGTCGGCGCGGACGT
This sequence is a window from Rubrivirga marina. Protein-coding genes within it:
- a CDS encoding sensor histidine kinase → MSDGTPPIATLEKTLRQLQRKLERSEWHRVDLENQHDRDQHLYRRLQADLEAAQREAQIQLALERIRTQTSLMEHSSELVATSAVFHEQLLALGVPTEFSYVWLPDEAAGQHQFWATWTADEDGETVHRSKAITYGLDKEEPYTAACFAAWESDERFLVDFVPPADIAHVFEIWDELIGNAEHLSPERFSDGIFYAEGYMAYGCFGVNIRREPAAEEQAILRRFALEFERAYTRFLDLQKAEAQARESQIEAALERIRSRTMGMRSSDELSDVIGRMFSVLTHLDLDLTGCVIWVIDPETRSARFWMANAERPDEPDSYHIPYHDHPSYRAFLDAWDRREALWTYDLHGELKATWDAVLFSETELRRLPDEVKAGMAAPDRVLLTASFTPFGALHVASLEPLADESAAILRRVATVFDQAYTRYLDLEQAEARAREAQIEVAMERVRSRALAMITSDELLDVAFTIRREFAGLGLECGAFWHTRYTPEVYQKALTSLDGKKLAAVMELPRDFASNPALAAWEHGDEKVGVFPFDAEAGAEYMHHMATKGKFSEIDPEAITVEMVREHGGITFVQARTSHGEIGYSLWGEAEPTEEAKDVLVRFTTAFDLAYRRFEDLQQAEADHQALLEEKALTERALDELRATQAQLVQAEKMASLGALTAGIAHEIKNPLNFVNNFAALSQELVEELTNETDPEERATLLADLQANAAKIEEHGRRADAIVRSMMEHARSGSGERHVVDLNALVAEYARHAEHAVRVRHPGFEARLSLHLGDGVGEVELAPQEIGRVLINLIDNALDATRQRAEAEGDGYAPTVTVATCRTVGSVEVRVGDNGPGMAEAVRARVFEPFFTTKPTGEGTGLGLSLSHDIVAQGHGGTLAVESAEGMGATFVLTLPTGDRP
- a CDS encoding FIST signal transduction protein; translated protein: MTVATGHSHDLDSADAIEEVLDQCADALGGRAAHAGLLYAGVDHDHQTLLDGIEARYPGLQLIGCTTHGEISSSGFAEDSVALMLLHSDRVQFRAGVGENTRTNPEAARQAVAQALDGLAEPVKLCIALPEGIGGVDADAPCTIPLGMVDALGAALGPGVPVCGGLAADQMRFEETVQFCNGRVYTDALPVLLAAGPLHVATGLASGWEPLGEAHRLTDVDGLTVRAIDGESPRDVWRRYFGVDAHTGAPNFFAVYPGEEGAAGGEAFYLSSPSRFQDDGSMVTMTPVTPGARLRFTSATRDQLLDGAAASAERARAAYPGAAPEAALVFSCASRPALLGTRVRNEAERLQEEVGGALPAVGFYTYGEICPLPSTPAPVHHVSTFVTVLIGEDE
- a CDS encoding FIST signal transduction protein, whose product is MTVATGHSHDLDSADAIAEALDACADALGGATPGAGLLFAGIDHDHQALLDGVEARYPGLPLVGGTGHGELSSEGFAEDSVALMLLHSDHVEFGAGVGEGVRADPAGAARAAVASARSGLTQPVRLGLTVPEGIGIDVMAVTDTLHAELGPETPVCGGTAGDQLRFERAYQFCNGNVYSDAVPVLLLAGPLRVATGVASGWVPMGGEHRLTKTEGQTVLEIDGRPVRDVWMQYFGSLDLHGARNQFALYPEGVEEREFYLCAPSHFDDDGRMVMHNPVIEGARMRFGDAAREQVLDAAGTSAAAARAGFEGTPDAALVFSCAGRHAWLGTQIGREHGLLREHVGAEVPAAGFYTFGEICPLPGSPTPYTHRSTFVTVLIGEEA
- a CDS encoding carbohydrate binding family 9 domain-containing protein, translating into MTRLLLLAALAPAFAFAQATPDVAPASIDEPFVVPRLAGPVTLDGRVDEAAWDAVAPLPLVTHWPSFGEAPSEPTEIRLAYDDAYVYLSCRCYAPPEAVFAASFERDLATLGTDYLTLGLDTFSDDESGVSFMTSPTGSRTDTATSGDTGANDEAWNTFWDAEVTVTDEGWFAEMRVPFSSLRFRSDGGRVTMGLSAWRYLGKKNELDIFPAIRPDWGFWSFNKPSQFQTVVFEGVEPRRQVYVTPYALGGMGQSFDLDAAESAYVRADDAVTEIGADVKVGLSDDLTLDLTLNTDFAQVEADAPQVNLTRFSLFFPEQRQFFLERASLFDVGLGGSDRLFYTRRIGLVDGEAVPLLGGGRLVGRVGAWEVGAINLQTGRRTIGLEPDDRLPSENVGVLRVRRPVFNARSTAGAMLTSRVGEDGATNVALGLDADVRVFEESFLSLNAVQTVDSGVEGASPWDTARLRARLERRAYTGTSYSATVTYSGEAYRPGLGFEQRRDYTALRGELSQGWGAGGPFSRHRVEASSLAFLRNADGSTETVDTDLNWDGQFRSGASLSVGANVVREDLRNGFALSDDADVPAGTYTFASARASAGTPGGQPRRASVFAGGGAFYDGWRITAGVSPTWVVSKHLALYGTYELNRIGFPDRDQSFTAHVGRLRVRAALNTRWSLSSVAQVNSAARGGLLNLRLRYNPREGRDIYLVVNEGFNTDRLRASPARPFTSQRAVLAKVTTTFAL